The following proteins come from a genomic window of Megalobrama amblycephala isolate DHTTF-2021 linkage group LG1, ASM1881202v1, whole genome shotgun sequence:
- the LOC125247123 gene encoding gastrula zinc finger protein XlCGF57.1-like produces the protein MSDPEPCRMKHTEDTEEQRELIKVKEESEELSEVEEEHHVKPVEKPLSRSKTKKTFLKKRRSKQNFTCTQCEKSLSTKQSLEIHMRIHTGEKPFTCDQCEKSFTIKQSLEYHMRIHTGEKPFTCTQCGKSFPYKRSLERHVRVHTGEKPFKCDQCEKSFARKTYLDQHLRIHTGEKPYTCVQCGKSFALSGHLKEHMRVHTGEKLHVCDQCGKSFVRRHHLKCHLRVHTGERPFTCDQCGKSFIQSSQLLNHNRVHTGEKPFSCDPCGKSFTRSEQLKGHNRVHTGERPFTCDQCNKTFPLASTLKKHMKVHTDVKPHSCFVCGKRFLMLFNLRAHQKIHTGIRDQVCFECGKTFTAANDLKRHKRIHTGEKPYKCLQCDKRFGRSGHLKTHEKIHSREKLCRRSFAFKS, from the exons atgagtgatccagaaccctgcagaatgaaacacactgaagatactgaagaacaaagag AGCTGATAaaagtgaaggaggagagtgaagaactgagtgaagtggaggaggaacatcatgtcaaacctgtagaaaaacctttgagtcgctcaaagactaaaaagacatttttaaagaaacgAAGATCCAAGCAAAAtttcacctgcactcagtgtgaaaagagtttATCAACAAAGCAAAGTCTTGAGATTCACATGAGaatccacaccggagagaagccattcacatgTGACCAGTGTGAGAAGAGTTTCACAATAAAGCAAAGTCTTGAGtatcacatgaggatccacaccggagagaagccgttcacctgcactcagtgtgggaagagtttcccATACAAACGTAGTCTTGAGCGTCACgtgagagttcatactggagagaagccattcaaaTGTGATCAATGTGAGAAGAGTTTTGCACGAAAAACTTATCTTGATCAACActtgaggatccacactggagagaagccatacACATGTgttcaatgtggaaagagtttcgcaCTGTCAGGACACCTTAAAgaacacatgagagttcacactggagagaagctgcacgtatgtgatcagtgtggaaagagcttcgTAAGAAGACATCATCTTAAGTGTCACTTGAGAGTTCACACCGGAGAGAGACCGTTCACGTGTGATCAGTGCGGGAAGAGCTTCATTCAGTCATCACAGCTTCTGAACCACAatagagttcatactggagagaagcctttctcATGTGATCcgtgtgggaagagcttcaccCGATCTGAACAGCTTAAAGGACACAatagagttcacactggagagaggccgttcacatgtgatcaatgcaACAAAACATTTCCTCTGGCATCCACCCTAAAGAAACACATGAAAGTTCATACGGACgtgaagccacattcatgttttgtgtgtggaaagagatttTTAATGCTGTTTAATTTACGTGCCCATCAGAAAATTCATACTGGTATAAGAGATCAAGTGTGCTTCGAGTGTGGGAAGACTTTCACTGCAGCAAACGATTTAAAACGGCAcaagaggatccacactggagaaaaaccttacaagtgtttgcagtgtgacaagagattcgGTCGATCAggacatctgaaaacacatgagaagatccacagcagagagaagctgTGCAGAAGGAGTTTCGCATTTAAAAGCTAA